Genomic segment of Bacteroidota bacterium:
ACAATTGCCGATGCAAGACCGAACAACCCGCCGACATAAACATTAGGCCGATAGTACGTGAGGATGATGTCAAAGAAAGAGAAAATCAGGTGGCCGATTGCAGCGGCGGCGGCAAACACAAGTACAGCCTGCATATGCTTGTCATGCTTCAGTCGTCTGAACCCCAGCGTGGTCGCCGAAATAATCGATATGTAAAAATTCATAAAGATGATGAATCCGATGACACCCGTCTTGGCCGCCACGCCAAGAATCTGATTGTGGGGAATGTAGAAACCGAGTTCGAATCCGATCGGAAGAGGCAGTTCGTAGTCGATCAACATGCCATAGCCGGTGCCGAGCAGAGGCCTCATTCTGAACATGCGGTTCAAATCGTAATTTTCCACTCTACGAAAAAGATTGGACGTGTAGGAGTCTCCCGCAGCGTTCTCGTCGTCACCCGCGAGCCCCTCGCGAATGCTGCGCGCAGGGCCAACGAGAATGCTCTCTGACTGGGAATTCCAGAACACGGCAAGATACAGCGCAAACACAATCCCCACCTTCCATGAAAGACGAAGAAGTCTTTTCTGAACTTCACGCGGCATCAACAACGGAAGCAGCATAAGGCCTGCAGCGAGAATCGGGTAGGAGGATCTCCGCTCGCCACCAACAATGGCAAGAACCAATACCAACGCGGCAACCGTGAGAAATGTCTTTTGTTTTGTATCATGAACCTTCAATGCCCAGAGTGCAGCAGCATACACCAATAGAGTTGTGAACAACCCTGAATCTTCATGGCTCCCCCATCCATCTCCGGTGAGCCTGAAATCCGAATCAACAAAATGGTACGAGACTTCAACCGCTCTGAAAACGACTCCTGCAATTATTGCCCACAAGGCATGATTCACCTGTCTCCTGGTCCGGATCACTTGAGGAACGACAACCATCAGAATCACGAGATACCCTATTCCCCTCACTTCCCAAAGTGCAACATTCCCCACGCCACCGCGAAACAGACCAAGGCCAATGAAGAAAATCAACGCACCGCAGTATAGCAGAAGCGGCTTCCAGGCAAGAATTGGAACCCACTTCTCCCTGGTAATAACAAAACGAATAAAAAGGCCTGCCAGGATACAGCAAATATGC
This window contains:
- a CDS encoding O-antigen ligase family protein; this encodes MQSFDNSNRISGYINDLKSVLKDKSELTAWIAVMGVTLLIGYIHIYLGGKVQATFALLFIIIFVGISILRPSISVYALLFLAIAIEQAQLKYAWTYENPYHQNLNNMYWSLRGLSINPLELHICCILAGLFIRFVITREKWVPILAWKPLLLYCGALIFFIGLGLFRGGVGNVALWEVRGIGYLVILMVVVPQVIRTRRQVNHALWAIIAGVVFRAVEVSYHFVDSDFRLTGDGWGSHEDSGLFTTLLVYAAALWALKVHDTKQKTFLTVAALVLVLAIVGGERRSSYPILAAGLMLLPLLMPREVQKRLLRLSWKVGIVFALYLAVFWNSQSESILVGPARSIREGLAGDDENAAGDSYTSNLFRRVENYDLNRMFRMRPLLGTGYGMLIDYELPLPIGFELGFYIPHNQILGVAAKTGVIGFIIFMNFYISIISATTLGFRRLKHDKHMQAVLVFAAAAAIGHLIFSFFDIILTYYRPNVYVGGLFGLASAIV